A single window of Leeuwenhoekiella sp. MAR_2009_132 DNA harbors:
- a CDS encoding response regulator, whose amino-acid sequence MRDPFNICIVDDDDIYQFTMIKTLESLKLSKKIISFSDGEEALDFMISNLNKQKELPDVIFLDVNMPIMDGFQFMEEYIKIKPEVSKKIIIYMVSSSVDPVDIERAKGLCEISDYIIKPIRPGELTCIIKDLEEHGKL is encoded by the coding sequence ATGAGAGACCCTTTTAATATCTGTATAGTTGATGATGATGACATCTATCAATTCACAATGATAAAAACTCTTGAGTCGTTAAAACTATCTAAGAAAATTATTTCATTTTCAGACGGTGAAGAGGCGCTCGATTTTATGATAAGTAACCTTAATAAGCAAAAGGAGCTTCCAGACGTTATATTTCTAGATGTTAATATGCCTATTATGGATGGCTTTCAGTTTATGGAAGAGTACATAAAAATAAAGCCAGAAGTGAGTAAAAAAATTATCATTTATATGGTTTCTTCTTCAGTAGATCCTGTAGATATAGAGCGCGCTAAAGGTCTTTGTGAAATTTCAGACTACATCATAAAACCTATACGACCCGGTGAACTAACCTGTATTATTAAAGATTTAGAAGAACACGGTAAATTATAA
- a CDS encoding PAS domain S-box protein has translation MSENRESYNKIFIEQAPIAIAMLDKNMCYLSVSKKWVADYKMEGRQIIGRSHYDLFPEIGDDWKANHQKCLNGAIDVCDEAPFIRGDGSVQWIYWDVRPWYISENEIGGLIMHTGDITHIKNNDEERKKIEKILENTNEIARIGIWEVNLITNEVYWSKVVYEIHEVSDGFIPQVETNIKFYKEGKNRDLILKAMKEAVEDGIPFDLEVEIETATGKTIWARSIGQPEMVDGKCVRLAGMFQDINKMKVSQLALNKANVEMNAILNSGSVAIISTDNNGIINHFNKGAEELLGYSALEVIGIHSPVIFHLKDEIDSFQKNLSKLPDNSIYQQDSTNLLNNLDFTGTREWTYRRKNDSTLPVELTVTAITNDNGERIGFLGISSDITERKKAQNELIRKNQLLNFAEEITKIGHWQWDIVNDRIKWSNNLFNIFEIDNTTSNLKFDTYLNFVHPDDKVLVTTNFQNAINNNGFENFNHRIKTNGKTKTIQLIGKVFKNEKGIVTEMIGTCQDVTEQKMAENKFRGLLESAPDAMVIVNEKGCIQLINKQAEKLFGYTLDEIFDKPVEILIPKRFTGNNAHIGLRDSFFAKPKVKAFGMGNDKELFGVNKAGKEIPIQISLGPLETEEGLLVSAAIRDITAQKLAENELLRNNQLLNFAEEITLMGNWQWDLKTNKLKWSKNMYKIFDVDRSADLEIKTYLDFIHPEDRANVDQKISESLGGLAFNKVIHRIILNDGTIKIIQLLGVIAANHQGNVTEMVGTCQDITAPKMAENKFRGLLESAPDAMVIVNEKGRIQLINKQAEKLFKYTQEELYDKPVEILIPQRFTGNNAHIGLRDGFFAKPKVKAFGVGSGKDLFGVNKEGKEIPIQISLSPLQTEEGLLVSAAIRDITTQKLASRKILEAKENLEVLANKLTAQNTQLADFVHITSHNLRAPVSNLNSLLEFYNTSESEEEKEILFEKFEKVINHLTLTLNTLIEALRTKSDSAQDVEQVSFSEVMHKTQEILSGEILESGIVIITDFSQVATITYNTVYLESIFLNLVSNAIKYRAKDKTPEIFIKSEIIDKKIILSFKDNGLGIDLMRNGHKLFGLNKVFHRHPDAKGVGLFMTKIQVEAMGGTIAAKSKVNEGSTFTINFN, from the coding sequence ATGTCAGAAAATAGAGAATCCTATAATAAAATCTTTATTGAGCAAGCCCCAATTGCTATTGCAATGCTTGATAAAAATATGTGTTACTTATCTGTCTCTAAAAAATGGGTGGCAGATTATAAAATGGAAGGCAGGCAAATTATAGGCCGTTCTCATTATGACCTTTTTCCTGAAATAGGCGACGACTGGAAAGCCAATCATCAAAAGTGTCTTAATGGTGCTATTGATGTTTGTGATGAAGCTCCTTTTATTCGAGGAGACGGCTCTGTACAGTGGATTTATTGGGATGTGCGCCCCTGGTATATTTCTGAAAATGAGATTGGCGGTTTAATCATGCACACCGGCGATATTACTCATATAAAGAATAATGATGAAGAACGAAAGAAAATTGAAAAAATATTAGAGAATACAAATGAGATTGCTCGTATAGGAATTTGGGAAGTTAATCTCATTACTAATGAAGTTTATTGGAGTAAGGTTGTATATGAAATTCATGAAGTTTCTGATGGCTTCATTCCTCAAGTAGAGACTAATATAAAATTTTATAAAGAAGGAAAAAATAGAGACCTCATTTTAAAAGCCATGAAAGAGGCTGTTGAAGATGGTATTCCCTTTGATTTAGAAGTAGAAATTGAGACAGCAACAGGAAAAACAATATGGGCACGCTCTATAGGTCAGCCCGAAATGGTAGATGGTAAATGCGTACGCCTGGCAGGAATGTTTCAGGATATAAATAAAATGAAAGTATCGCAATTGGCTTTAAATAAAGCTAATGTTGAAATGAATGCAATTTTAAATTCAGGCTCTGTTGCTATTATTTCTACAGACAATAATGGGATAATTAATCACTTTAATAAAGGAGCTGAAGAGTTATTAGGTTATTCGGCATTAGAAGTTATAGGCATTCATTCTCCTGTTATCTTTCACCTCAAAGACGAGATTGATAGCTTTCAAAAGAATTTGAGCAAATTGCCTGATAATTCTATTTATCAACAGGACTCAACTAACCTATTAAATAATTTAGATTTTACAGGTACTCGTGAATGGACTTATCGTAGAAAAAATGACTCAACCTTACCTGTTGAATTGACTGTTACAGCAATTACCAATGATAACGGAGAACGAATAGGTTTTCTTGGAATATCCTCTGATATCACAGAACGAAAAAAAGCTCAAAACGAATTAATAAGAAAAAACCAGTTATTAAACTTTGCAGAAGAAATTACTAAAATAGGACACTGGCAATGGGATATTGTAAATGATAGGATAAAATGGTCTAATAATTTGTTTAATATATTTGAAATAGATAATACCACTTCAAATTTAAAATTTGATACCTATCTTAATTTTGTACATCCTGATGATAAAGTTCTTGTCACCACTAATTTTCAGAACGCAATTAATAATAATGGATTTGAGAATTTTAATCATCGAATTAAAACAAATGGTAAAACAAAAACAATACAACTTATAGGTAAAGTTTTTAAAAATGAAAAAGGAATAGTTACAGAAATGATAGGTACCTGTCAGGATGTAACAGAGCAAAAAATGGCCGAAAATAAATTTAGAGGCCTTTTAGAATCTGCTCCCGATGCGATGGTAATTGTAAATGAAAAAGGTTGCATTCAACTTATAAATAAACAGGCAGAAAAACTTTTTGGCTATACTCTTGATGAAATTTTTGACAAACCTGTAGAAATTTTAATTCCAAAACGTTTTACCGGCAATAATGCACATATAGGATTACGCGATAGTTTTTTTGCTAAGCCAAAAGTAAAAGCTTTTGGTATGGGTAATGATAAAGAATTATTTGGGGTTAATAAGGCGGGTAAAGAAATTCCTATACAGATAAGTTTAGGTCCCCTTGAGACTGAAGAAGGTCTTTTGGTTTCTGCCGCAATACGGGATATTACTGCTCAAAAATTAGCTGAAAATGAATTATTAAGGAACAATCAGCTCTTAAACTTCGCCGAAGAAATTACCTTAATGGGCAACTGGCAATGGGATTTAAAAACCAATAAACTGAAGTGGTCAAAAAATATGTACAAAATCTTTGATGTAGATAGATCTGCAGATTTAGAAATTAAAACATATTTAGATTTTATACACCCCGAAGATCGAGCAAATGTAGATCAAAAGATTTCTGAATCTTTAGGTGGTCTCGCCTTTAATAAGGTGATACATCGCATTATTTTAAACGATGGCACGATAAAAATAATTCAACTTTTAGGAGTAATCGCTGCAAATCATCAAGGTAATGTTACAGAAATGGTAGGGACATGTCAGGATATTACGGCTCCTAAAATGGCAGAGAATAAATTTAGGGGCCTGTTAGAGTCTGCTCCTGATGCAATGGTTATAGTTAATGAAAAGGGACGCATACAACTTATAAATAAACAGGCAGAAAAGCTGTTTAAATATACACAGGAAGAATTATACGATAAACCTGTAGAAATACTTATACCCCAACGCTTTACCGGCAACAATGCCCATATAGGTTTACGGGATGGTTTTTTTGCTAAGCCTAAAGTAAAAGCTTTTGGTGTGGGAAGTGGTAAAGATTTATTTGGAGTAAATAAAGAAGGAAAAGAAATTCCTATTCAAATAAGTTTGAGTCCACTACAAACTGAAGAAGGTCTTCTTGTTTCTGCAGCAATTCGGGATATTACGACTCAAAAATTAGCCTCACGTAAAATTTTAGAGGCTAAAGAAAACCTCGAAGTTTTGGCTAATAAACTTACTGCGCAAAATACTCAGCTCGCAGATTTTGTACATATTACATCTCATAATTTAAGAGCCCCGGTAAGCAATTTAAACTCGCTATTAGAATTTTATAATACATCTGAAAGTGAAGAAGAAAAGGAAATTTTATTTGAGAAGTTTGAAAAGGTTATCAATCATCTTACGTTAACGTTAAACACCCTGATAGAGGCATTAAGAACTAAAAGTGATTCCGCTCAAGATGTAGAACAAGTTTCGTTTTCTGAAGTTATGCATAAAACCCAGGAAATTCTTAGTGGTGAAATCTTAGAATCGGGTATCGTCATCATCACAGATTTCTCACAGGTGGCAACAATTACTTATAATACTGTTTATTTAGAAAGTATTTTCCTTAATTTGGTTAGTAATGCCATTAAGTATAGAGCCAAAGACAAAACACCCGAAATTTTTATCAAGTCAGAAATTATTGATAAAAAGATTATCTTGAGTTTTAAAGACAATGGTTTAGGAATAGATTTGATGCGTAATGGTCATAAATTATTTGGCTTAAATAAAGTATTTCACAGACATCCAGATGCTAAAGGAGTAGGTTTGTTTATGACAAAAATCCAGGTCGAAGCAATGGGCGGTACTATTGCTGCAAAAAGTAAAGTGAATGAAGGTTCTACCTTTACGATCAATTTTAATTAA
- a CDS encoding molybdenum cofactor guanylyltransferase: MKSLNHIPAYILCGGKSTRMLSEKGLVELQDKTFVEHIINTLQKIKLSIFLVTENPSYTYLGIPTMPDIYKEKGPLGGIYAALKHTDAAQILILSCDIPLLSMETLQTLLSSDFTNYEITFASAEGRWHPLIGIYSRTLLPDIEQALQENKLKLTDFIKDHKYKQIAIANARSLVNINTPEALAELENSLKYYENHA, translated from the coding sequence ATGAAGTCACTCAACCACATACCGGCATACATTCTTTGTGGTGGAAAAAGCACCCGAATGTTATCTGAAAAAGGTTTAGTAGAACTTCAAGACAAGACCTTTGTTGAACACATAATCAATACATTACAAAAAATAAAATTATCTATTTTTCTAGTAACAGAAAATCCTTCATATACCTATTTAGGTATTCCTACGATGCCCGATATATATAAAGAAAAAGGTCCTTTAGGAGGGATATATGCAGCACTTAAACATACAGATGCTGCTCAAATTTTAATTCTGAGTTGTGATATTCCGCTACTTTCTATGGAAACTTTACAAACACTTTTAAGCAGCGATTTTACAAATTATGAGATAACGTTTGCATCTGCAGAAGGTAGATGGCATCCTTTAATAGGAATTTATTCTAGAACACTATTACCAGATATAGAACAGGCTCTTCAAGAAAATAAATTGAAACTCACTGATTTTATAAAAGATCATAAGTATAAACAAATAGCCATTGCAAATGCTCGGTCACTTGTGAATATTAATACACCCGAAGCTTTGGCAGAACTCGAAAACAGTTTAAAATATTATGAAAATCACGCTTAA
- the glp gene encoding gephyrin-like molybdotransferase Glp, with translation MISVLEAQEFVLKNAEKLPVISLKLEDSLGYNLAENCQAPLSLPSFRQSAMDGYAFIHTNETRLKVTGQIQAGDLSTPHLKPGEAVRIFTGAPVPETADTVVIQEHTTREGDTLIIEKLPLPKANVRPIGEQLTAGTQVLDRGHQINEASIGFMAGLGLTEVKVYAKPKVCIITTGNELQERGTPLKPNHIYESNGIMLQNALKRLGILNIQLLKAEDTLDATSKAVHQALENADVLIVSGGISVGDFDFVQQAFQDNGIEEHFYKVNQKPGKPLWFGIKDDKSVFGLPGNPASSLTCFYAYVLPHLRSRMGSINPLLNKRSAILSETITNIHGKTLFLKAGVNGNTITPFTGQASSMLNTYALSNALLLIPEDTEQLNAGDAVTYIDLNF, from the coding sequence ATGATATCGGTTTTAGAGGCTCAAGAATTTGTTTTAAAAAATGCAGAAAAACTGCCGGTAATATCTCTAAAATTAGAAGATAGTTTAGGGTATAATTTGGCTGAAAATTGCCAGGCTCCCTTATCGCTTCCATCTTTTAGACAATCTGCGATGGACGGTTATGCGTTTATACATACTAATGAAACCCGCTTAAAAGTAACCGGTCAAATACAAGCAGGAGATTTATCCACACCTCATTTAAAACCTGGAGAAGCTGTACGTATTTTTACGGGTGCTCCGGTTCCTGAAACTGCAGATACGGTTGTTATTCAAGAGCACACAACCCGAGAAGGTGATACTTTAATTATTGAAAAGCTACCCCTACCTAAAGCTAACGTTCGTCCTATTGGCGAGCAATTAACGGCAGGAACTCAAGTTTTAGATCGCGGGCATCAGATAAATGAAGCCTCTATTGGTTTTATGGCAGGTTTAGGTTTAACTGAAGTTAAAGTGTATGCTAAACCGAAGGTTTGCATCATAACCACAGGTAACGAACTGCAAGAGCGCGGTACACCGCTAAAACCCAATCATATTTATGAAAGTAATGGCATTATGTTGCAGAATGCCTTAAAGCGTCTGGGTATTTTAAATATTCAATTATTAAAAGCTGAAGATACACTTGATGCAACTTCTAAAGCTGTACATCAAGCGTTAGAAAATGCAGATGTTTTAATCGTTTCTGGCGGAATATCTGTTGGTGATTTTGATTTTGTTCAGCAGGCATTTCAGGATAATGGAATTGAGGAACACTTTTATAAAGTGAATCAAAAACCCGGAAAACCTTTGTGGTTTGGTATAAAAGACGATAAATCAGTTTTTGGGTTGCCGGGTAATCCGGCTTCAAGTTTAACCTGTTTTTATGCTTATGTGCTTCCGCATTTAAGATCAAGAATGGGTAGTATAAATCCGTTATTAAATAAGCGTTCGGCAATATTGAGTGAAACCATAACAAATATTCACGGTAAAACCCTCTTTCTAAAAGCAGGAGTTAATGGTAATACGATTACACCCTTTACAGGGCAGGCAAGCTCAATGTTAAACACGTATGCATTGAGTAATGCACTCTTACTGATTCCGGAAGATACAGAACAGTTAAATGCCGGTGATGCTGTGACGTATATAGATCTTAATTTTTAA
- a CDS encoding HesA/MoeB/ThiF family protein, whose amino-acid sequence MSKYQRQLILPQIGRSGQQKLANASVLVIGAGGLGCALLPYLTASGIGTLGMVDGDRIEESNLHRQILYTPDAVGKFKVDVAKAFLKKQQPDAQIITYSEYLNGSNAVSLFKNYDIIVDATDRIDVRYLINDAAVLTGKPFVYGSIHRFEGQISVFNYKNGPTYRCLFPKATEVPSCAEAGVLGTSVGVIGMLQAQEVMKMILEIGDVLSGELLIYNTLTASQQKFQFTKNETIAITHSFYQKTHLKTKSKTVSFNSEMLKSSVFIDVREFNEQPRLDFQNLKEIPLFKLEKQSEELDKTGTYYLFCQSGKRAQLAAELLKNMGFVNSCAIEEGAEDLKKIEQIVVFK is encoded by the coding sequence ATGAGCAAATATCAACGTCAATTAATTTTACCTCAAATAGGAAGAAGCGGTCAGCAAAAACTGGCGAATGCCAGTGTACTTGTTATCGGAGCCGGTGGTTTGGGCTGTGCCCTTCTGCCCTACCTAACAGCTTCCGGCATTGGTACTTTAGGTATGGTAGATGGCGATCGTATTGAAGAAAGTAATCTGCACCGGCAAATTTTGTATACGCCAGATGCTGTAGGGAAATTTAAAGTAGATGTGGCTAAAGCCTTTTTAAAAAAGCAGCAACCCGATGCTCAAATCATTACGTATTCTGAATATTTAAATGGTTCAAATGCAGTTTCATTATTTAAGAATTACGATATAATTGTTGATGCTACAGACCGAATTGACGTTAGGTATTTAATTAATGACGCAGCTGTATTAACCGGTAAGCCTTTCGTGTACGGCAGCATTCATCGCTTTGAAGGTCAGATTTCTGTATTTAATTATAAAAACGGACCTACATATCGCTGTTTGTTTCCTAAAGCTACTGAAGTACCTAGTTGTGCAGAAGCTGGTGTTTTAGGAACCAGCGTAGGTGTTATAGGTATGCTACAGGCGCAGGAAGTGATGAAAATGATTTTAGAAATTGGTGATGTACTTTCTGGAGAATTACTTATTTACAATACGCTTACCGCAAGTCAGCAAAAGTTTCAGTTTACAAAAAATGAAACCATAGCGATAACGCATTCATTTTACCAAAAAACACATCTAAAAACTAAAAGTAAAACAGTATCCTTCAATAGCGAAATGCTTAAAAGCAGCGTTTTTATAGATGTTCGTGAATTCAATGAACAACCTAGGTTAGATTTTCAGAATTTAAAAGAAATACCACTTTTTAAATTGGAAAAACAATCTGAAGAACTTGATAAGACAGGTACTTACTATCTGTTTTGTCAAAGTGGCAAACGTGCTCAACTTGCGGCAGAACTATTAAAAAATATGGGTTTTGTAAATAGTTGTGCAATCGAGGAAGGAGCTGAGGATCTAAAAAAAATCGAACAAATCGTAGTATTTAAATAA
- a CDS encoding serine hydrolase, which yields MKKLLLLIPVLALVLAFTVPSFYPIDGYERTGIDRLAYLQKIVRDSVKYTRIPAGAYLATADIKLRLTSKKDSAITYMTEDPALQKKISSLFYGLDASYSISVLDMTDTTNLKYAARNETRGYQPGSVGKLAILLAMFDQLEKLCPNDWGARESLLKHKRVKGGPFAVYDHHTIPLYDIEQDKLTRRTAREDDVFSLYEWIDHMVAVSNNGAASVVYREALLLKVFGEKYFDLTDEEAMQWFKDTSRKEISDLAFEVVNQPLRDLGISEDEWRLGGFFTNGAERYVSRQGGSIGSPKGLMKFLVNIEQGKAVDSLSSLEMKRIMYQTERRIRYAQSKTLDSAAVYFKSGSFYKCDRSKGACGDYAGNVFNYMNSVIIVEHPDNGSKYIVCLMTNVLRKNSASDHMYLAGRIDKAIEEEIAAAGQ from the coding sequence ATGAAAAAATTACTCCTTTTAATACCGGTACTCGCTCTGGTACTCGCCTTTACAGTACCTTCCTTCTATCCTATTGACGGGTATGAGCGTACCGGGATAGATCGCCTAGCATATCTACAAAAAATTGTACGTGACAGTGTGAAGTACACTCGTATTCCAGCAGGTGCATATCTAGCTACAGCTGATATAAAATTACGATTAACTTCAAAAAAAGACAGCGCTATCACCTATATGACTGAAGATCCTGCATTGCAGAAAAAAATATCAAGCCTGTTTTATGGTCTTGATGCCAGTTATTCAATTTCGGTATTAGATATGACAGACACAACTAATCTAAAATATGCCGCGCGTAATGAAACACGAGGTTATCAACCGGGAAGTGTAGGAAAACTTGCGATACTGCTAGCGATGTTTGATCAATTAGAAAAACTATGTCCTAACGACTGGGGTGCTCGTGAGAGTCTTTTAAAACATAAGCGTGTTAAAGGCGGTCCATTTGCAGTATACGATCATCATACCATTCCGCTATACGACATTGAGCAAGATAAATTAACGCGCAGAACGGCTCGTGAAGATGATGTTTTTAGTCTGTACGAGTGGATAGATCATATGGTTGCCGTAAGCAATAATGGTGCTGCGAGTGTTGTGTATCGCGAAGCTTTATTACTTAAAGTTTTTGGAGAAAAATATTTTGACCTTACCGATGAAGAAGCGATGCAGTGGTTTAAAGATACGAGTCGTAAGGAGATTTCAGATCTAGCATTTGAAGTTGTGAATCAACCTTTACGTGATTTAGGAATTAGTGAAGATGAGTGGCGTCTGGGAGGTTTCTTTACTAACGGTGCAGAACGTTATGTAAGCAGACAAGGTGGTAGTATAGGCTCTCCTAAAGGGCTGATGAAGTTTCTCGTAAATATTGAACAGGGGAAAGCCGTAGATTCACTTTCTAGCTTAGAAATGAAACGCATTATGTATCAGACAGAACGTCGTATTAGGTATGCCCAATCAAAAACGCTTGACTCTGCTGCGGTATATTTCAAAAGTGGAAGTTTTTATAAATGTGATCGCTCTAAAGGGGCCTGTGGTGACTACGCCGGTAATGTTTTTAACTATATGAATTCAGTAATTATTGTAGAGCATCCTGATAATGGTTCTAAATATATCGTGTGCTTAATGACGAATGTATTACGTAAAAATTCAGCCTCAGATCACATGTACCTCGCCGGAAGAATTGACAAAGCAATAGAAGAAGAGATCGCAGCTGCAGGCCAGTAA
- a CDS encoding winged helix-turn-helix domain-containing protein, whose product MRAIKSRIWIEQEGEVFLGYGRVELLKKVAETHSISAAAKEINMSYKKAWKLINTMNANSRQPLVITNTGGKDGGGTTLTTYGKQMIEQFETLNTACEHFLNDQFKALNQ is encoded by the coding sequence ATGAGAGCTATTAAAAGTCGTATTTGGATCGAACAGGAAGGTGAAGTCTTTCTAGGTTATGGGCGTGTTGAATTACTTAAAAAAGTAGCTGAAACACATTCAATAAGTGCTGCTGCAAAAGAAATAAATATGTCGTATAAAAAAGCCTGGAAGCTTATAAATACTATGAATGCAAATTCTAGACAGCCACTAGTAATTACAAATACTGGAGGTAAAGACGGTGGAGGAACCACATTGACTACCTACGGAAAACAAATGATTGAGCAATTTGAAACTTTAAACACTGCTTGTGAGCATTTTTTAAATGATCAATTTAAGGCGTTAAATCAATAA
- a CDS encoding FdhF/YdeP family oxidoreductase, giving the protein MSQSFKRNVSLTGAEEFTNIKLGEPVRDAAGMLGVKEALKHGFKEMGVLRSMGALLKMNQKDGFDCPSCAWPDPEQRSPVAEYCENGAKALADEATTDKIGADMFKKWSVEELSHLSDYELNKFGRLVEPLVLRPGSLHYEPISWDAAYALIAEELKKLNDPNEAIFYTSGRSSNEAAFLYGTFARAFGTNNMPDCSNMCHESSGVALGETLGIGKGSTVLEDLYEAEVIIIAGQNPGTNHPRMMSALEKCKNNGGKIISINPLEESGLVNFKNPQHLSGVIGSGVDMANVHLPVNINQDIPLIKLILKKLAILDSVDKTVFDHVFIEKYTSGYDALIADLMSYDEKDLLSRTGVDESAINKTVALLRHSTKIIVCWAMGLTQHKNGVENIREFVNLLLLKGALGKPGAGTCPVRGHSNVQGDRSVGIQHFVDKDMNARIEKYMHFTPPAERGLDTVESMQAMHDGKAKAFFCLGGNFLMAASDTKYTAEALQNCDLTVQISTKLNRTHLVTGKTGLILPTLGRSEKDEQNGQRRYFTVENSMGKISQSKGILKPASDNVRSEPQIIAEMADAYFDSHPLDWKLMGEDYEIIRNYIDLVAKGFEKTAEQSKGHGYYLPNNVRNLDFSMLPGGKAQITVNKLPEHTLEADEFMMMTIRSHDQFNTTIYGLDDRYRGVYNERRVVFMNPKDMELKGLKKLDVVDLTSTYDGIVREAHKFLMIPYNIPQGNVAAYFPETNMLVPYNHFAERSNTPISKSVRVRIYKREVEPIAS; this is encoded by the coding sequence ATGTCTCAGTCTTTTAAACGCAACGTGTCTTTAACGGGTGCAGAGGAGTTTACCAATATTAAATTAGGAGAACCTGTACGCGATGCGGCGGGTATGTTAGGAGTTAAAGAAGCACTTAAACATGGCTTTAAAGAAATGGGTGTTTTACGCTCTATGGGTGCATTATTAAAGATGAACCAGAAAGACGGTTTTGATTGTCCCAGTTGTGCCTGGCCAGATCCCGAACAGCGATCTCCTGTTGCAGAATATTGTGAAAACGGAGCAAAAGCACTGGCAGATGAGGCGACTACGGATAAAATAGGAGCAGACATGTTTAAAAAATGGTCTGTTGAAGAACTGTCACATTTATCAGATTATGAGCTCAATAAATTTGGTCGTCTCGTAGAACCATTGGTTTTAAGACCGGGAAGTTTACATTATGAACCCATAAGCTGGGATGCTGCATATGCGCTTATTGCTGAAGAGTTGAAAAAGCTTAATGATCCTAACGAAGCCATATTTTATACATCAGGGAGATCTAGTAATGAAGCTGCATTTTTATATGGAACCTTTGCACGTGCTTTTGGCACTAATAATATGCCAGATTGCTCAAATATGTGTCACGAGTCGAGTGGTGTTGCCTTAGGTGAAACTCTTGGCATAGGAAAAGGCTCAACGGTTCTTGAAGATTTATATGAGGCTGAAGTTATAATTATAGCAGGGCAGAACCCGGGTACAAATCACCCCAGAATGATGTCTGCACTAGAGAAGTGCAAGAATAACGGCGGAAAAATTATTAGTATCAATCCACTGGAAGAATCTGGTTTGGTAAATTTTAAAAATCCGCAGCATTTAAGCGGTGTTATAGGGAGTGGTGTAGATATGGCAAATGTGCATTTGCCGGTAAACATCAATCAGGATATTCCGCTTATAAAATTGATTCTAAAGAAACTTGCAATATTAGATTCAGTAGATAAAACTGTTTTTGATCACGTTTTTATTGAAAAGTATACCAGTGGTTATGACGCGCTTATTGCAGATTTAATGTCTTACGATGAGAAAGATTTACTATCGAGAACCGGCGTAGATGAGTCTGCAATTAATAAAACTGTGGCGTTATTGCGCCATTCTACAAAAATTATTGTGTGTTGGGCAATGGGGCTTACGCAGCATAAAAACGGTGTAGAAAACATACGCGAGTTTGTAAATCTGTTACTTTTAAAAGGAGCATTAGGCAAACCGGGTGCAGGTACCTGTCCTGTACGTGGTCATAGTAATGTACAGGGTGATCGTAGTGTAGGAATTCAGCATTTTGTAGATAAGGATATGAATGCGCGTATTGAAAAATATATGCACTTTACACCACCAGCAGAGCGAGGTCTTGATACTGTTGAGTCTATGCAGGCAATGCATGATGGTAAAGCAAAAGCTTTTTTCTGTCTAGGCGGAAACTTTCTAATGGCTGCCTCTGACACAAAATATACCGCCGAAGCTTTACAGAACTGCGATCTTACCGTACAAATAAGTACTAAACTAAATCGAACACATTTGGTTACCGGTAAAACAGGTCTTATACTACCCACATTGGGAAGGTCTGAAAAAGACGAACAAAATGGCCAGCGCCGATATTTTACGGTAGAAAATAGTATGGGTAAAATAAGTCAGTCTAAAGGGATTTTGAAACCGGCTTCAGACAATGTGCGTTCAGAACCGCAGATAATTGCTGAGATGGCAGATGCCTATTTTGATTCGCATCCCTTAGACTGGAAGCTAATGGGGGAGGATTATGAGATTATTAGAAACTACATAGATCTTGTTGCAAAAGGTTTTGAAAAAACAGCAGAACAATCTAAAGGTCACGGCTATTACTTGCCAAATAATGTACGTAATCTTGATTTTAGCATGTTGCCCGGTGGTAAAGCCCAGATAACGGTTAATAAATTACCTGAGCATACGCTTGAAGCAGATGAATTTATGATGATGACTATACGGTCGCACGATCAGTTTAATACTACTATTTATGGTTTGGATGATAGATATCGGGGAGTTTATAATGAACGGAGAGTAGTCTTTATGAATCCGAAAGACATGGAATTAAAAGGATTAAAAAAGTTAGATGTTGTAGATCTTACCAGTACCTATGATGGTATAGTACGAGAAGCACATAAATTTTTGATGATACCTTATAATATTCCGCAGGGTAATGTGGCTGCCTATTTCCCTGAAACGAATATGCTGGTGCCCTATAATCACTTTGCAGAGCGCAGCAATACGCCTATCAGTAAATCTGTAAGAGTACGCATTTATAAGCGGGAAGTAGAACCTATTGCTAGCTAA
- a CDS encoding MoaD/ThiS family protein — MKITLKYFGQLVDVIGAPEETQTTSFKDSAQLLKHLKETHAISHIPFQLAVNQKLIDADEAVSLNEGDVVALLPPFAGG; from the coding sequence ATGAAAATCACGCTTAAATATTTTGGCCAACTCGTTGACGTTATAGGCGCTCCTGAGGAAACCCAAACTACCTCATTTAAAGATTCGGCACAGCTTTTAAAACATCTAAAGGAAACTCATGCAATTAGTCATATACCATTTCAATTAGCGGTTAATCAAAAATTAATTGATGCTGATGAAGCCGTTAGCTTAAATGAAGGTGATGTAGTCGCTTTACTTCCTCCTTTTGCAGGAGGTTAA